agGCTCCACCAACTAAATCTAACTATGTACTTCGTAATatgaacaataaaaattatgtaagtaataagcaagaaaaattcttgaaaaaaaaacttccaacacagcaaaaaatacaaaaattaaccaTCAACCATCACtatcgaaaacgaaaataaaaaataaaaataaactccaCAAAATTCCGCTCACCacctttaaaaatcaaaccacaACTCgcatctcgaaaaaaaaatgcaagtaagTAACATTGCATAAAGAAGCATCATCCCATAAATAAATCATATTCATCACACGGCGACGACGACAAACTtgacttatgaaaaaaaaaatccaaaccacCTTGTAATTTTATCAACTGTAATAATCCGctaaagagggaaaaaatttcacgcgTACGAATAATATAGATTATCGTGGTTGATAAATAGTAGGAGAGGCAATACCATTGGTCACTTATATGAAGAAAGTTAAGCGACAGCTGTATCATTTGCAAGTACCATAGTAGAcagttctagtttttttttagactcGACGTACGACTTAATTGGCGGGGTTGTGGCCTATATATAGAATACTtagatttaataaaaaatattattcagtTTTGAGTGATCGGCGAAACGACAGCAAAATGAAGTCTGTGGTAAGTAGAAgtgtttttcaacgttttttcaatttaaaaaaaattattgttgcaaCGTGATAACcggtgtttttcaatttttttttcaaatatttttaataatgtttggtgttttgtgattttttttaaattcagttttcaattttaattattttttaattgattttccgTGAGTTTTATaaactaaaaatttacatttcaaattgaattaaatgatgaatttttattaatttaaatttaataagaatcacgttgaattttttcttttttcaaattcagtgtGTTTATGTATAGATGCTTACATTTTATATTTGATTCATTCATTATTAATACAATCTCACTTGGATATATCAGATatttcatgtgaaaaaattgatttacttaACTGAAAAGTTAGCTTCCAACATCTTCTTAATCTTTCTCTGCTTTTACTTACAAGCTTctaaagcaaaactttttcgattgtCGTCACGTTACTTCAAACAACACATGCTtatcttttacaattttttgaaaatttgactctGATTCATTCCATATTTCTAACAATTTTCTCCAGCTTCAAAGAgacaataggtacatactataaataaaaatgactaaaactATCCATATTTGGCATCAAACTGAATCATACGAGTACTCTATTCTCGTACATTATCCATAAGTACgattaaaaattccatcacaCCCGAACCGTTTTCCAAATCACACTCGTACAATTGAAAGTGACTaataaaatcgattaaaattcaTTACCGGTAATGCACCGACCACCAAATACTCGtactttccatttccattttttgattagaAAGTAAACACAAACACATGGTGTTGATATTCTGAGGCCAGCTATAACGCCACCTTCCGACCAGATTTCAGTGTAAAATTGCGATTTATTTagtataaaaattgcataagtTTTTAATTACGTAACGCTTTTGACCGTGACAGAGAAATTCTAATTTGGCGAAGAGAATGCAGTTAAACATGCACGCACACGCCAGTTGCTTCGATGTATGTTTCTGTTTCAACATGTTACTATTTTACACAGTAACGCCATTATCGTTATGTTAAGAAAAATACACCTTACCTTAGATATAGGTAATGGGTTTTAGAGCACGCTAGATGGAAATGCTTTCATCGTCATTTCATCGTTCTTCTCTGTAGGAAAACATCCGACCAAAATTACGCAGGTAGACAGAAATGCGTTTATGTAAATTACGAGAGTATTTACCCCACAGGTCAACAGGGTATCCTATCTAGCTATAGTGTTGACAGATTTAATGCCAAAGTTTCGTCATAATGGACTTGAAAACAGTAGATGTCATCTTGCGATAAAATACACCGAGAATGGCCTGGATATTTCTACGAGATTCTGCAACAATTGTTGGATGCTTAGGCATTGTACCTACTAATGCAAACGGGTTTTacgatttttgtattttattccaacatttttcaaatttcaacattactcggaggatttacaaaaatatttcgcgAATAATTGAATTCTAAAGTATATATTTTATTACTTTGTAGTCTGAACTATGTAAATAAGGAATTGACTTTTTTTATCATCGTAGATGAGAATTCATCTTCTTCTATGATCAGCGCTCTCCTTCCATCCCCCCTCGTTTCCAATGAATAATCTTGAAAATGTGCTCTTGAGCAtcgtttttaacatttttcggACGATTTATTCCAATTCCAATTTGGTTTGATGAAGGAAAAATGGTTACGtaaatacatattaattttacgtaaattcacttgaatttttttttccagttcGAGTCCAAAATAACTctaaatttttggaacattCATCATAATTATTATCAAATATCAACTcactttttcgtaaaattttgaagttttttgaatagtttttggaTTACGCGTAAGGCAATTTCTTCTAAATGTCTTATACAtacgttttaattattttgagaaGGAAAATAAAGTCTCgattattaaaataaatgaaaatcgattttccTTATTCAAATTTATAGTTGATCTAAATACCGTAaaaacacccccctccccaagTCTCcttaagaattgaaattttaaaaaaatccgaaaaatcgtaaaaagttctgaattttgttgcaatttttgttcTATTCCAATTTGTATCGTCGAAAATTCGCACACCAAAAACAGccacaaaaacaaaatcaattttttcctggaagtttgcattttttctgaattttgaatacactgtcaaacaaaatttcaaatatcaaaaaaaaaaaaaaaaaaaaaatcaaaaaatggactttttctGACGAGAATaatattagtaggtaggtaggtatgtaatagGTAAtagtggatcgcgaaaaaaaaaatgttggagggtATTAACGAACTTCAGCGGACACTTTCATTATGAGTAGAATATtagtcataaatttttttagctccggaggtggcCCTATAGAGAAGAGATAATTATGAATCCTTAAAggaaagaattttcgaaaaaaatcgcgGTTTTTCGCTCCAGCCCGACCAACCTGTTTTaaggcaaaaatttgaaaatctgcaTCGACATAAGCCATTGCCATCGCAATTTAAGaccatttttagggttctactgagcgtttaaaaatttgcaaatctcatattatttttgaataaaattagtattttgaaaatttgtttgctcgaatatttcgcatcaattaAGCCACcaaaagatataatttctgaaactgggaaaatattttgaataagtacagcagtgccaatttttcaatcattatcggatttcaaaaaaacaacaaaatctgatgaagtttttggtcatttttatagaaatgaccaaaaattggcactgttgcatttcaaagaattttccCATTTCCAGAAATGATAGCTTGTCTTTCAATGTTTTGgattaattaatgcgaaatatttgagaacaaaaaatttttaaaatatgaatttacccaaaaataagcgatttgcaaattttcaaccactcagtaaaACCttaaaagtcattttggattttgatggcaatttgCTGGATCGAAATACTATTTTTTGGCACTGactcatttttcccaaaatagaTTGTGCAGGGACTAGGTAGATAGAAAaaagatcacatttttttcgaaattgtagcCTCTCTGAGGACCCCCATCTTCCCTTCAGGGACACTCCCgagccaaaaatttttctgagtaactttcaactcaaatgaaggtttttgctcaattttgtcaaaacccTCTGGTATTTTTCTTTTGCGATCCACCTCGTATCATACCAGGAGTCGTGGGAAGTGTAAACAAATGGGGCGATTTGTTTGAGTATTCAACTTCCTCGAGGACTTGAAAAGTGAAGTACCTGAGATAAATTATAGATTGTAATCCTGCGGgtgttgaacttttaaaattcattgaaaaacgtcgatttttcaagtttctaaaaaaagtaaacattccacgagttattttttttataaagggGAAAGGGTaagatgaaaacaaaatgaaaatgacacTTGCTCTAGGCTCGTTTTGGCTTTCGACAGCTTTGACCATATATCTACCGGAATCAAAGGCTATAGGCTTTTACCATTTATTTCAACACTTGTTATGAACATGGGTGATTTcacaaaataggtaataatattgCGGAAAAATATGTGTCATGGTCTCTTAGATCGCCTACTGATCAATCGATAAGAAAATTCTTTATCAGATTGACCAAGTGTTTGCCAGATTTACCTTCGCTGCTTACGTGAAAAGAACGTGAAGTTACATAGTTTTTGAgagaagtacataggtacatacaaacaCATGTACATATTATGAGAATATTGCATAGAAAATTGTTGCTGAAAGTTGGAATGAGGTCATTCGcataaagaaatatttttttttcacaattgacGAGTTGCTGTTGACAGagaagttttattttgaaaaaaaaatctacaaataaCAGcacaattggatttttttttagtttatctCTCTTGTTCATGAATTAATATACCTTCaagttcaagaaaaaaaaacacagatatCTAAATAGCCATACGAAACAAATCACAAtgaaaataagttttgaaaTGCCACTTTGAAGttattaatgtattttttgaaaataaaaaggagAAACCCCTTAAAATGAAAGTCACAAATTCACTTTTTCcctagggatggaaagctaaacGCTAAAAGCCGAGGAAGGTTAGGGTTTTTTGAAAGCTACATAAAAGCTATAGCCAAAAGCTATTATTTATTCTGCAttctttaagcttttttcaaatccattttgattcagtttctgtttgagttatttttcaattttcacattttactgctttcttttttcagttttttcgttttttttttcgctgtggttgtaaattttacattttttttttcaattcacctcatttaaaaaaaattgaaaagctgaaagctgaaagccaaaagctaaaagccaaaagccaaagaatttttggaagctaaaagctagccaCTAGAAAGctttatgaatttgaaaagctaaagccaaaagtttcatctttctGATCTTTCAGCTTGTCCCTGCTCTTCCCTCTGAAACTGAACGGTTTTAAGATCATGGAAATTGATACAAAGTTCAatctttcaaaacatcatttacAGTTGATCTGAAAagcctccaaaaaatttaagtttttttaaaaattctcaaaatccaACAAAGgtgcaaaaattgattttgacagcACTGACTTTTTGatcacatttcaaatttttttaaaaaatgtataaaaatataaaattgcctaactgtcttcaaaatgatgaaaatcagcCAAGATAACAAATCACTTGAGGAATGGGTAGACTAATTGTACCTACATGTCTTAGTACGTTTGCTtccacaaatttcaaatcatatcaaaaaatcacatttgaggTAAGAGGTATTTCGCTAAAATTTTCCGGAACAACGAAACTTCAAGTTAGGAACCTTAAAAGCCGatggaaatcaattttcaactgtcAGAATACAATCTTACATCTTCggttgaattttcagaatttctagACAAAATTAAatgtagctggaggctccagatcgactgaagatatgaaatttttggagattctGGAATACTAGAATCTCCAGGTTTCAcgttaacattttttgatttcaaatttacacACCTACCTACGCATGTCACCAACAAACGATttctcccattttcaaaaaaaaaaaaaattgcaaaaaatcatctCCGTATAAAAAATTCCTCCCTCCCCCACCCCTTAGCAACGCACGCAAGGTACAACGACACGTACACTTTCACCTCGTCGCGTCGGTTATTAAACCTTAACACGTCGATAAGCCTGCCTAATCGTTAAGTTCTCAGGCACCgaatcgcaaaaaattccacaatcaAATATTTTGGCACGATTAGCCAAAAAAACATCCGCAATTTGGCTGCATCCGTATTTTAATTACATATCGAGTAATATTTTCCCTCAGCTCGATGAACCACAGGTGCGTAAAAATAGGCGATAAACTCGTCATCTTTGACTGTAAAATACATACACGAGTCCGGCTCATATTGAATATTAATTACGTATGTATTCGATAACGTTTAAAACGCGACACCTACGACTTTAttagccaaaaaaaacaaacaaatacaaaaaacgAAACACGATCGGAATAATAATTAGTAATGTCTTCTGTAAAGTAACTATGGGAATCTGTGGAGGGTAATTCGCGAATACGAATACGTCTCGTGTGAGTAATGAATTTGTCACGTTTGATGTAAAAGATTCTTTGAGCACTTTCCCATCAGCGACTATACGAGTACATCTCTCAAGGTGCCATCTATAGGAATTAGGAACGTGCAACAGTTGACGTACAAGTACCAAGACCAAGTACCTATACGACCTTTATCGAATGAATAATTAACGCGAATTGATCAATTACCTATCGTCTGCAGGGCGGAAATCGCCATTGGCAATGTAACTTGGCAGCAGTATTCTCGTGCACTGTGGCAAAAATACTGGtcgacaaattttttcacaaccaTTAGTGAAATTATTACATTAAGGTGGACTATTAACGCAATGTAATGATTAAACTTACATTATTATATGGAAACAACTTGCTAACAAAGTACACGCGATATACCATTAAAAAAGCCATTAAAATTTACAATGTAAGAGTAAATCATTACTTGTTAAAGGAACCAATTCATGTTTAAATTTGGGGTGGAAATGGACGGGGGTATTTTTTTACTGGCGACTTACATCGAGAACAACATCGTCTTTCACGCTACATGTAGAACCTTTTTTTATtccattgaaatgttttgaaaaatgtaaatgtaaatgacacgaagtaaaaaaaaaaaaaaaaccatctaaTCAACTCACGAATAATAAAGTCATCGGTAAATGGAATGAATGAGAAAAggttgagatgaattttcattatttttcgaaCCAATTGGAAATGGTAGAATGAAATGAAAGCTGACAAATTCAAGATAATGCGAACAAAATAGACACGAAAAAATAATCGACAGGACATACTCCCACCCTCCCAATAAAAAAGGTAATTTCAGTAACCAAAATAGtttagaaaaatgatcaaaaatacctaaccaaaaaagttacaaaacgagaaaaaaaaaacattttaatgcagaaaaagttacaaaaaacatgactttttaattgaattcaatctgaaaaaaattaaaatctaataatgaaattcgatcaaaatgttgacaattttagcaaaaagcaggatatttttagcaattatgtatgtatacttaccaattattttgcagaaaagttacacttttttataatttctgccaaaaaagtgagattatttcgcaactttttggctaaaaaattagacttttcgGCAATTTCTGACATAGCAAAAAGCGActctttttaggaaatttttactTGATAAAAAACGAAACTTCATAGCAATTCTGCAAATGGCGGGACTTTTTGCTGTAATATTGACTAAACGGAAGAGATTACATAACAGTTTCAACAAAAGCAGgcctttttagaaatttttgtcaaaatagcagaatttttcagaaattttcagcaaaaaagtaagactttgacCATTTTATGAAGGTAGgagaaaaatgaacattttttgcactggtaaaaagcgagaattttctaaattttccaaaaaacacaagattttgtcaattttagaaGGAAGTAGGACTTGacaattattgccaaaaaaagtgaaaaaataactttagtaaccatgaaagttgaaaaaagtacccAAAACGAACAATTAAAATTCCAATTAAAATCTAGTGATGAAACACGATTGAgacgttgacaattttagcaaaatggagaacttttttttggcaattatgtactggtaaaaaataatacgttttccaaatttttgtcaaaaaagattttttttattgaaatggtCCAAAGAGGGAAATCAATggcattttcgtttttttcctgcaaaatttcaacctacattGATGAGGCACGTGCTGATCTTTCAATTCATTCGATGACAGTTTGAGCCCCAATTTTCTTGGAAATGGTCGAAAatcgtaaaagatttttttccgaaattttaacctacatTGATCGGttttatgatgaattttgatgaaatttttattctcacAAAAGAGTACTTCTGAACATTTTGTAgaatttaattacctatctgtattttcaattcatttatttCCCCCTCCAGCAGCACTATGTTAATATGTTATAATTAATAGTTTATTGACATTGTAAATATAGCTAAAGCTGTCTATTGcaataaatgatttgatttgaaaatttttagaagtggtcaaaacaaaaaattactggtaattattttgtttttcttgcaaaattttagctcatttttaTATGTCACAAGGCGgcttttgaaaatgtataaaCAACCACTTTTTCAGTTGAAACGCCCCGGACCCCCTCCCCCGAAGTACATATTAAGTCTATGGGGGTGTTTCagcacaaaaaatgtaaaaaattcgtcaaaaggCCTTAGCACGCAATTGTGCCGGTACCAGCGTCCtctatcgaatttttaaaaaatcccccctcccatcgatttcaaaaaatgggggttttgaggCTCCAGTCCCCTATCATGCCACCCGGAAATTTAAAAtaccagttttttttacaaggGCAGCCGATTTCTATGAACTGCCAACTCTCTTATCTCCTCCCAAACCTGTCCACTCTTTCTGGATGTAAAgcaaatatttttcactttttgacataaaagtcagcatttttggtaacttctgatttgaaaaatgtgagattttgacaatttaagcaAAACGCAGAGCTCTTTGCAAGAAAGCTACAATTTCTAGtgagtaggtacttcaaaaatgtttgaccaaaaaagcaatttttagcaaaaaatgagactttggaAATTCTTACTTTCACTCTAAGACACTTTCATAACATATCATTAGTACATAGTTGTGATAAATGTGaacttgtaattttatttcaaacccAACTAATATTCTTCTATATCTCTCTGTCCAGGTACTTATAACCAGCACCCTCATCATGGCGGTAGTTTGTGAAAAACTCACCGAAAAATCCGACGTCATCGAAGGCAAAGTCGACAAGAAAGGTGTCAAACGTGGACTCTACGGATTAGGCTACGGTTACGAGGGAGGTTTCGAATACGGAACCTTAGGAGGCTACGGTCTCGGCAGCACTATCGGCTCCCATTATCCCACCTACTTACACAACAGCTATCCTCACTATCCCTCAGCTTATTCTTACCCATCGGCTTACTCTTACCCAACAGCTGTTCACACCACCATTACAAAACACGTCCCAGTAGCAGTTCCTCATCCTGTCCCAGTGACTGTTGAAAAACACGTACCTTACCCAGTAGCTGCCCCATACCCAGTCGAGGTTCCAAGACCGTACCCCGTAGAAGTACCTAAACCAGTGCCAGTGGCCATTGAAAAACCGTACCCAGTTCCAGTAGATAGACCTTATCCAGTAGCTGTACCTCATCCTGTGCCTGTACCTGTGTACAAACATGTAGGAGTACCTTACGCAGTCCCTGTAGCTAAACCAGTCGCTGTGCCGATCTTTGGTAAACAAATCTACGCTCATGATTGGTGAACCATGCGTACATCTGTGTAACAAGTAAGCCACGTGCTCGCCGATGCACTTTCATCATACATTAGATATAGGTACTTGTTTGTACAGTACGTGAACCGGTTCTATGTATAATGTGTTGTTTTGGTTGCAGATAGTCAACTTGAAAGGAATAGTCGACAACGATGTGTGTGTTTTCAAACGTTCCACTATCTATGATAATAATTTATGGTGCCATCGCGtctattttatacatttttctcattcGTGTCATGTAATTTATAATTCGTTACCTATttcgaataattcatttttttcatcatgtattttgtatttaatttttttttctctttttctacgtaagaaattctcttttttaataaaatatttataagaAAAGTTGCATTTTCTCATTTGCACCTATGTTCGTTATCGTCGACTGGAGTATAAGTACAATCGATACTTAGGTAGTATATGTATTTATAGGACGTGATTCGTGATAAAAATCGTGTGTACTTAATACTTCTATTCTGTATAATACATTGAAAGGGAAATATTTAAGGTTTTACATAATTATACGATAAcataaaaagtacaaaaagaTTACGTATTTATTATCGGGGCCCGATTAAAACGAagactataattttttttatttttttcgaacttaTACAATAAAGTTAGGTTAAGTAACGGCATTTTAAATAACACTTACAGCTATTTCTGCCCTAAAACACTATTCTTCGAATATGCACGCGATTCGAATAAAGCGATAGAAATTTATGGcgtaacttttttatttgaGCTCTCTTCGCCTCTCCCTTTCTCAAGTTAGCGTTCGTTTTAAATATGTAATTCGATATTCAAAGGTCAATGTGGAACGTATCTTttaaagtaggaaaaaaaatcatactttgtaTGAACGTTGCAATTAAAACAAACGAGATGGCGATTGATGTGTTGAAAGTTAAAGCGTCGACCGCTTTCTAGACTCTTTATCTGTTATGCAATTATTTCCCCAGGATGGACTCGCATGCATGTGTGGTTGCGGTTCGCTTCAATGCACAACAGTGATGTctgtattgaaaaaatctgaaaatccacTAGAGTAGTaccctacctgtacctacttcTTAATCTCACTATATTTCTACACAATCATgtgtaatgaaattgaaatgacgTAGCGTtctatggaaaaaattgaggaataaAATGCTAGGTATGAATTTTAAAGAACCCATGTTAAGAAAGCTTGGATTATTTATTCATGATTTATTCTTGTAAATATCGAGAAATCCACATAACTGAGTAAactaagaaattcaaaatgaaacccACTTGAACTTCAGAACACTTCAGGCAAAAAGAAAGGGGTAAGAGGGTCGAAATCCATAACTGAAAAATTTACGCCAGCATAAAAATGGTGGGAGTTAGTTTTCTCGAAGAATATGGTTTAAGTGATTTCGATTTTTGCATTCACTTTAACCATTGTCCCGAATCTGGATGAGAATGAGGGGGAAGAAGTAGATGAagataagtatttaaaaattgtataattaaaaaaaaaaacaatattgatatcagaattttttgaaagagagCTTGTTTCGATTTCAACATCGACATTACTTATATCTTTAGCTCGAAATTAGAGCCAAAATATTGGGAAggggagggtaaaaaaaacGAGCCCAAAATTACAATCACGATTCTATGAACAAAAACTTACTAAAAAGAGAATATTCT
This region of Planococcus citri chromosome 5, ihPlaCitr1.1, whole genome shotgun sequence genomic DNA includes:
- the LOC135846960 gene encoding uncharacterized protein LOC135846960, translated to MKSVVLITSTLIMAVVCEKLTEKSDVIEGKVDKKGVKRGLYGLGYGYEGGFEYGTLGGYGLGSTIGSHYPTYLHNSYPHYPSAYSYPSAYSYPTAVHTTITKHVPVAVPHPVPVTVEKHVPYPVAAPYPVEVPRPYPVEVPKPVPVAIEKPYPVPVDRPYPVAVPHPVPVPVYKHVGVPYAVPVAKPVAVPIFGKQIYAHDW